Genomic DNA from Cupriavidus pauculus:
GCAATGCCGAGCAGTTCTTTCGCTGCATCGGCCATCATGCCTTCGGCCTCGGCGAGCCCGGGCTGCCGCCGCAGGTGTTGCCGCAGGCGGCGCTCTATCACCGCGATCATGGCGTGGCCACGCTCGCGGACTGGGAGCACGAATGGTGCGCGCGCGGCTTGGCGGAAGCGCCGGTCGTGGCCGTGCTGTTCTATCGCTCCCATCTGCAGGCAGGCAATACGGAAGTATTCGATGCGCTGTGCGCGGCGTTGATGGACGCCGGCATGCGGCCGCTGCCCGTTGCGCTGACCTCGCTCAAGGAACCGATCTGCCGCGACGTGCTGCAACGGCTCTGCGATGCGCATGCGGTGTCGGTCGTGCTCAACACCACCGCGTTCTCGGCCGGCACGCCCGACGGCGGGGAGGGCGATGGCGTGGTCATCGCCAACGACGCGCCGGTGCTGCAGGTCATTCTTTCCGGCGGCAATCGCGAAGACTGGCTGGCCGACAGCCAGGGGCTGGGCACGCGCGATATCGCCATGCATGTCGCGTTGCCCGAGGTCGATGGGCGCATCATCACGCGGGCCATCAGCTTCAAGGGCCTCGCGTATCGCTGTCCGCATACCGAGGCCGATGTCGTGCGTTACCAGGCGGACGCCGAGCGCGTGGCGTTCGTCGCCGAACTCGCGCGGCGCTGGTGCCGGTTGCGCGCGCTGCCCAATGCGGAGAAGCGTGTCGCGCTGATCATGGCCAACTATCCGGCCAGCGAGGGGCGCATCGGTAATGGGGTGGGGCTCGATACGCCCGCGTCGGTCGTGCGCATTCTCTCGCTGCTGGCGGCCGAGGGCTATACGGTGGAGGCATTGCCTGCCGATGGCGATGCGCTGATGCACGCGCTGACGCAGGGCGTGACCAACGACCTCGATCAGCATGCGGTGCGGCCCGCGTTCCAGAGCCTGGCGATGGATCGCTACCGTGCGTGGTTCGCGTCGCTGCCGGCCGAGAACCGTCATGCCGTCATCGCCCGCTGGGGCGAGCCCGAGCAGGACCCCATGGTGCGCGCGGGGCGGTTCATGATCGCGGGCGTGCGCAGCGGGCATCTGTTTATCGGTATCCAGCCCGCGCGGGCCTATGGTGTGGACGACTACGCGAGCTATCACGACGCGGAGCTCGCGCCACCGCATGGCTACCTCGCGTTCTATCTGTGGCTGCGCGAGGTGTTCGCGATCGATGCGGTGGTGCATGTGGGCAAGCACGGCAACCTCGAATGGCTGCCGGGCAAGAGCGTGGCCCTCTCCGCGGCGTGCTGGCCCGATGCGATTCTCGGGCCGTTGCCGCATCTGTATCCGTTTATCGTCAACGATCCGGGCGAGGGCGCGCAGGCCAAGCGCCGCGCGCAGGCGGTGATCATCGACCATCTGATGCCGCCGCTGACGCGGGCCGAGAATTATGGGCCGCTGCAGGATCTGGAGCGGCAGGTGGACGAGTACTATGAAGCGCTGACGGTGGACCCGCGGCGCGCGAAACTGTTGCGTCGCTCGATCCTCGATACGATCGTGAACCAGCAGCTGCATCGCGAACTCGGTTTCGAGGCGCCTTCCGGTGGCGACGAGGAAGACGCGCTGCTCAACCGGACCGATGCGTGGCTGTGCGAACTCAAGGAGTCCCAGATCCGCGACGGGCTCCACGTATTCGGCGCCTCGCCGCACGGCACGCAGCGGCGCGACACGCTGGCGGCGCTGGCCCGCTTTCCGGCGGGCGACGGTGTCGGCTTGCTCCACGCACTGGCAAAGGATCTGGCCCTCGACTTCGACCCGCTCGACGCGGACTGGGCCGCACCGTGGCACGGGCCCCGGCCCGCGTTGCTGACGGGCGTCGATGCCGGGCCATGGCGACATCATGGCGACACGCGCGAGCGGCTGGAGTTGCTGGCGCTGGCGTTGCTGGAAGACATGTTGGGGGACGCGTTGGCGGGTGCGCCGGAGAGCGATAGCGCGATGGCGCGCACGGACCTGCCCAACACGCGCCGCGCGCTGCACCACATCGCCAGCGAGCTCCTCCCGCGCCTCGACGCCTGCGGCGATCAGGAACTGTTGCAGCTGAAACGCGGCCTGAACGGCCAGTTCGTTCCCCCGGGCCCGAGCGGCGCGCCCTCACGCGGTCGCCCCGACGTGCTGCCGACCGGCCGCAATTTCTACTCGGTGGACACGCGCGCCGTGCCCACGCGCACCGCGTGGACGCTTGGCGTGCGTTCCGCGGACCAGCTCGTCGAGCGCCACCTGCAGGAGCATGGCGAGTACCCGAACGCGGTTGGCCTGTCCGTATGGGGCACGGCGACCATGCGCACCGGCGGCGACGATATCGCGCAGGCCATGGCGCTGCTCGGTGTGCGTCCCAAATGGGCCCCGGGCAGCCATCGCGTGGTCGACTTCGAGATCCTGCCCGTCTCGACCTTCAACCGCCCGCGCATCGACGTCACGCTACGCGTATCGGGCTTCTTCCGCGATGCCTTCCCGGGCCTCGTGCAACTGTTCGATGCCGCCGTGCACGCGGTGGCGGCGCTCGACGAGAGCGAGGACGTGAACCCCATCCGCGCGCGCGTGCTGGCCGAACGTGCGCGGCTCCAGGCCGAGGGCGTCGACGACGCCACGGCAAGCGAGCGTGCGACCTGGCGCGTGTTCGGCGCAAGACCGGGCGACTACGGCACGGGCCTCCAGCCGCTGATCGACAGCCGCCGCTGGCAGGACGACGCGGACCTGTCGCATGCCTATCTGCATGCGGGCGGCTATGCCTATGGCCAGCGCGCCGACGGCATCGATGCACGGGAGAGTTTTGCCACGCGGCTCGCGGAGATCGACGCGGTGATCCAGAATCAGGACAACCGCGAGCACGATATCCTCGACGCCAACGACTACTACCAGTTCCAGGGCGGCATGGTTGCCGCCGTACGGCATCTCGGCGGCACGCAGCCCGCGATCTATCATGGCGATCACGCCAACCCCTCCGCGCCACGGGTGCGCACGCTCGGCGAGGAGATTGCACGCGTCATCCGCACGCGCGTGGTCAACCCCAAGTGGATCGACGGGGTCAAGCGCCATGGCTACAAGGGCGCGTTCGAGATGGCCGCCACCGTCGATTACCTGTTCGGCTACGATGCCACCGCGCGCGTGGTCGCCGATCATCAGTACGCGCTGGTGGCCGACGCCTATGTCAACGACGATGCCACGCGCGACTGGATCGCACGGCATAATCCCCGCGCGTTGCAGGGCATCTGCGAACGCCTGCTCGAAGCGATGGAGCGTGGGCTGTGGCAGGAGCCCGGCGACCAGCGCGCGCGTATCGAAGCGCATCTGCTCGACAACGAGCAACGGCTCGAAGGACATTCATGACCGCCTCGGCAAGACCGATCTTTCCTTTCTCCGCACTGGTTGGCCAGGAGCGTCTGCAGCTCGCGCTGCTGCTCGCGGCCGTGGACCCCGGCATCGGCGGCGTTCTCGTGACGGGGCCGCGCGGCACCGCCAAGTCGACGGCCGCGCGCGCGCTGGCCGAGCTGTTGCCCCATGGCCATTTCGTGACGTTGCCGCTGGGCGCAAGCGAAGAGCAACTGACGGGTACGCTCGATCTCGGACATGTATTGCAGGAGGGGCAGGTGCGGTTTGCGCCGGGGCTGCTCGCGCGCGCGCACGACGGTGTGCTGTATGTGGACGAGGTCAACCTGCTGCCCGATCCGCTTGTCGATCAATTGCTCGACGTCGCGGCGAGCGGGGTCAATGTGGTCGAACGCGATGGGGTCTCGCATCAGCATGAGGCGCGGTTCGTGCTTGTCGGCACGATGAATCCGGAGGAGGGCGACCTGCGGCCGCAGTTGCTCGATCGCTTCGGTCTGGCACTGGCCATCGGCAATTACGACGATCCCGTGGCGCGGCAGGCCATCGTGCGGGCGCGGCTGGCGTTCGATGCGGATCCTCAGGGGTTTCGCGCGAGCGTCGCGGCGCGCCAGCGCGATCTCGCGGCGCGTGTGGCCGACGCCCGCGCGGGGCTGCGATCGCTGGCGTTCGACGATGCGGTGCACGCGCGCGTGAGCGTGCTGTGTATCGCCGCCGCGGTGGACGGCGTGCGCGCGGACCTCGTCATGCTGCGCGCGGCCCGTGCGCTGGCGGCGTGGGAGCGCGCGCCGTCGCTGACCACGGCGCATGTGGACGCGGTGGCTGACCTTGTGCTCTACCACCGCCGGCAGGCGTCGCAGGGGGGCTCGCCAGACGAGCGTGGCACGGCCGAGTCGTCGCCGGGCTCGCCATCGGACCCGTCATCGGACCCGCCATCGGACCCGACGTCGGGCGCGCCAGAGGCGCAGCCGGGCAACGATGAATGGGGCGCACTGCCACCGCCAACGGAGCAGGCCACCCCCGTAGCCCACGTCAAACCGCTGAAGCCCTTCGGAAAGCTACCGCCAAAAAAAGCCTAGGCCACCGGCGCGATACGCCCGCCAGACAGGGCGGCGCCCGGTGGCATGCCCCTCGCGGTGGCAGCGC
This window encodes:
- the cobN gene encoding cobaltochelatase subunit CobN — encoded protein: MHLLSTRPGGFVEDNAIVLRIEQTPGDIVVLSAADTTLSLLASVVPRLGADFPSVRLANQMYLRQPASLDLYVDEVLRHARVVVVDHLGGASDWAYGLERLPELARARNQLLVMGSGDLAEDENLARHGNAPAALSHQLWHYLREGGAGNAEQFFRCIGHHAFGLGEPGLPPQVLPQAALYHRDHGVATLADWEHEWCARGLAEAPVVAVLFYRSHLQAGNTEVFDALCAALMDAGMRPLPVALTSLKEPICRDVLQRLCDAHAVSVVLNTTAFSAGTPDGGEGDGVVIANDAPVLQVILSGGNREDWLADSQGLGTRDIAMHVALPEVDGRIITRAISFKGLAYRCPHTEADVVRYQADAERVAFVAELARRWCRLRALPNAEKRVALIMANYPASEGRIGNGVGLDTPASVVRILSLLAAEGYTVEALPADGDALMHALTQGVTNDLDQHAVRPAFQSLAMDRYRAWFASLPAENRHAVIARWGEPEQDPMVRAGRFMIAGVRSGHLFIGIQPARAYGVDDYASYHDAELAPPHGYLAFYLWLREVFAIDAVVHVGKHGNLEWLPGKSVALSAACWPDAILGPLPHLYPFIVNDPGEGAQAKRRAQAVIIDHLMPPLTRAENYGPLQDLERQVDEYYEALTVDPRRAKLLRRSILDTIVNQQLHRELGFEAPSGGDEEDALLNRTDAWLCELKESQIRDGLHVFGASPHGTQRRDTLAALARFPAGDGVGLLHALAKDLALDFDPLDADWAAPWHGPRPALLTGVDAGPWRHHGDTRERLELLALALLEDMLGDALAGAPESDSAMARTDLPNTRRALHHIASELLPRLDACGDQELLQLKRGLNGQFVPPGPSGAPSRGRPDVLPTGRNFYSVDTRAVPTRTAWTLGVRSADQLVERHLQEHGEYPNAVGLSVWGTATMRTGGDDIAQAMALLGVRPKWAPGSHRVVDFEILPVSTFNRPRIDVTLRVSGFFRDAFPGLVQLFDAAVHAVAALDESEDVNPIRARVLAERARLQAEGVDDATASERATWRVFGARPGDYGTGLQPLIDSRRWQDDADLSHAYLHAGGYAYGQRADGIDARESFATRLAEIDAVIQNQDNREHDILDANDYYQFQGGMVAAVRHLGGTQPAIYHGDHANPSAPRVRTLGEEIARVIRTRVVNPKWIDGVKRHGYKGAFEMAATVDYLFGYDATARVVADHQYALVADAYVNDDATRDWIARHNPRALQGICERLLEAMERGLWQEPGDQRARIEAHLLDNEQRLEGHS
- a CDS encoding ATP-binding protein, with amino-acid sequence MTASARPIFPFSALVGQERLQLALLLAAVDPGIGGVLVTGPRGTAKSTAARALAELLPHGHFVTLPLGASEEQLTGTLDLGHVLQEGQVRFAPGLLARAHDGVLYVDEVNLLPDPLVDQLLDVAASGVNVVERDGVSHQHEARFVLVGTMNPEEGDLRPQLLDRFGLALAIGNYDDPVARQAIVRARLAFDADPQGFRASVAARQRDLAARVADARAGLRSLAFDDAVHARVSVLCIAAAVDGVRADLVMLRAARALAAWERAPSLTTAHVDAVADLVLYHRRQASQGGSPDERGTAESSPGSPSDPSSDPPSDPTSGAPEAQPGNDEWGALPPPTEQATPVAHVKPLKPFGKLPPKKA